The Natranaerovirga hydrolytica genome contains the following window.
TAAGGGAAAAGATATAGAAATTAATAATACAACGTATAAAATTGGATATGTACACTTAGTAGATACAGAAAAAATTAGATTTCAAGGTGTAATATTTGGTTTAGACTATTAAGAGTGGTGAGATAAGGTGAAGCGTGTATTTGTTTTTGGATATTATGGTTTTGGAAATATTGGAGATGAAGTAACCTTAAAAAGTATCATAGATATCATTAAGGATACATCACCCTACTCAAAAATAGATGTTTTAAGTTACAATAGTGATCTGACTTCAAAAAATTATAAAGTCAATGGCGTCAGTAGAAACAAGTATTTTTCTATAATCAAATCCATATACCAATCAGACGTGGTTATTAGTGGTGGTGGGACACTTTTGCAAGATATTACAAGCAATCGCTCTTTAATGTATTATTTGCTAATCATCATTATTGCTAAAGTTTTAAGAAAAGAAGTTGTTTTTTTTAGCAATGGATTTGGGCCTGTTTCTAATAATAAAAAATTAACACGTTGGGTTTGTAATAAAGTAGATGACATTATATTAAGAGACAATGATTCAAAATTGGCAATGGAGTCACTGGGTATTCATAAGGCCATAGCAGTCACTTCTGATATAACGTTTTCTTTAAAAGGTATGGATAAAAAAGCAGAAGAAAAAGTAGCGATATCTTTAAGGCCTTGGAAATTAGAAAGAAATTTTTTTGATACAATGATTCATTTTGTAGACTATTTACTTGAAAAAGGATATAAAGTAGATTTAATTGCTATGGAAAAAGAAAGCGATAGAAAAGTGTTAAACAGAATACATACGCATTTTATGAAAAATAATAAGGTTCGTATCATTAGCTCAGATCAATATATGGAATTATTTGAAGCTATAGGAACAAGTAAATTTTTAATAGGTATGAGATTACATGCCAATATATTTGCCTTAATTAATAAAAGGCCTATTATTGCACTGAATTATGATCCTAAAGTAGAAGCTTTAGCAAAAGATTTCAATCAAATTTGTATAGATATAGACAAAGGGTTTAATATGGAACAATTACAAAGTAGCTTTGAATGGTTAGTAAAGAATCAAAAAGATTCTATTAAAAATATAGAAAATATACTAAAAGAAAAAAAGAGATTATTAGAGTATAATAAAGATGTACTCAAAAAAAAATTAAAATAAATCTTTAAGAAAGAACAAGGAAAGGATGTAAAATAAGGTATGTCAAAAAAAATTAATATACTAGGCGTAAATTTTAATCATATTACTATGGAACAAGCAATAGATATAGTAATAGGATTTTTGAATTCAAAAGAAAAATTACATATGATATTTACACCTAATCCTGAAATTGTAATGATTGCCCAAAAAGAAATTAAATTACAAGAAATACTGAATCATTCAGACTTGGTTGTACCAGATGGTATTGGGATTGTAAAAGCAGCAAAAATACTAAAAGACCCTTTGACTGAAAGAGTTGCAGGTTATGATTTGGTGCAAAATGTCTTTGAAAAAATTTCAAAAACCAATCACACTGTTTATTTTTTAGGTGGAGCAAAAGAAGTTGCAGACCAAGCAGCAAAAAATATGCAAGAAAAATACCCAGGGTTAAAAATTATCGGTTGCCACGATGGATATTTTTCCAAAAATGAGGAAATGACTATAATACAAGAGATTAATGAACTTAAGCCAGATTTATTGTTGGTTGGCTTAGGTGCGCCAAGACAAGAAATGTGGCTATATGACAATAGAAAAAAATTAAATGCCAAAGCTTGTATTGGTGTTGGCGGTTCTTTTGATGTCATGTCAGGCAAAGTAAAAAGAGCGCCGAAATGGATGATAAAAAGTAATTTAGAGTGGTTTTATAGATTGTTAGTACAACCTACGCGGATTAAAAGAATGATTAATTTGCCAATATTTATGTTAAAAGTACTAGTGAATAAGAAAAAAGCACTTTCCTCTAGAAAGTAGGATAGAAATGACGAATTTTGAAATAAAAAGCGACAGACCTTTTCTTTATAACCTTTTCTTAATTTTTATTGGAACCAACTTACTGGCTTTTTCTATTAATGTTTTTTTTGAACCCATGAATTTAGTCATAGGTGGTGTAACAGGTCTAGCAATTGTTATTAAAGAAGTATCTGAAGTGTTTATTGGTTTTGAAATCCCCATTTGGTTAACAAATATTGCTGTTAATATCCCGTTGTTTTTAGTATCTACAATGATTAAAGGAAAAGATTTTGGAACAAAAACGGTATTTGCAACCCTTTTATTAACATTCACGTTATACTACACAGAAAACTTACCAATGATTACAACAGACCTTATGCTAAGCACAGTATACGGTGGTATTATAGCAGGTGCAGGTTTAGGCTTTGTTTTTTTAGCATTTGCCACTACGGGAGGAACAGATCTGGCTGCAAGCATCATTCAGCATTATGTTAAACATTTTTCAGTAGCGAAAATAATGTTTTTTATTGATGCTTTTATTGTTTTAATTGGTGCTTTTATATTTGGACCTGAAAAAGCTTTATATGCTATTATTGCAATTGTCATTATAGCCAAGGTCATTGATGGCATTTTAGAAGGCTTACATTTTTCTAAAGCAGCTTTAATCATATCGGATAAGCATGATATACTATCCATGGCTCTTATGCAGAACATTGAGAGAGGTGTGACCAGTATTAACGGAACAGGTATGTTTTCTTCAAAAGAAAAAACAATGCTCTTATGTGTTGTATCCAAAAAACAAATTGTTAAATTAAAAGAATTGGTTAGAAGTATTGATGAAAAAGCTTTTGTAATCGTAACGGATGTTAAAGAGGTTTTAGGTGAAGGTTTTATTGAATATAAACAGTAAATATCTAAGATTGTCTATAAAATTTTATGGTATTATTACAAAAATACAAGATATATACAAATTAGACAAATCTAATAATGGGAATTTGTTGAAATAAACAATGGTATTCATTATAAAAATAGTGTATAGTTACATTTGTGTTAATATTAAAGTTGTATTACAATTAAAATACGATTAGAAAATTATAAAATTAAAAAAATTTTTCAAGGGGGCATAAGCGAAATGGCAGGCTTATCACTAAAAAATATTAAAAAAACATATCCAAATGGTATTACAGCTGTTAACGACTTTAACTTAGAAGTTGAAGACAAAGAATTTGTTATCTTTGTTGGACCATCAGGATGTGGTAAATCAACGACTTTAAGAATGATTGCAGGTCTTGAAGACATTACAGAAGGTGAACTTTGGGTTGGAGATCGTTATGTTAACGATGTAGAACCAAAAGATAGAGATATAGCAATGGTTTTCCAAAACTATGCATTATATCCACATATGACTGTATATGACAATATGGCATTTGCATTAAAATTAAGAAAAACACCTAAAGCTGAAATTGAAAAAAGAGTAGTAGAAGCATCTAAAATATTAGGTATTGATCATTTATTAGATCGTAAACCTCAAGCGTTATCAGGGGGACAAAAGCAACGTGTTGCTATGGGACGTGCAATTGTTCGTGAACCAAAAGTATTCTTAATGGATGAACCGTTATCAAACTTGGATGCGAAATTAAGGGTTCAAATGCGTCTTGAGATTTCAAAATTACATCAAAGACTTGGTGCGACAATTATCTACGTTACACATGACCAGGTAGAAGCGATGACATTAGGTACAAGAATCGTTGTTATGAGAGATGGTCTTATGCAACAGGTTGACTCTCCATATAACTTATACAATAAGCCAAACAACTTATTCGTTGCTGGTTTCATTGGATCTCCTCAAATGAATTTTATTGATGTACAAGTTAGCAAATCAGGAGATAAAGTAACGTTAACATTTGGTCAAAATTCAATTCCTGTACCAGAAGGAAAAGCTAAAGCATTAGTAGAAGGTGGATACGTAGACAAAGAGATTATTGCTGGTATTCGTCCAGAAGACGTACATGATACACAAGTATTTTTAGAGTCTTCACCTGAAAGTATTGTTGAAGCAGAAGTATCTGTATTTGAAATGTTAGGTGCAGAAGTATATTTATACTTAAAATCAGCAGATGTTGATTTTACAGCACGTGTTAATCCACGTACAACTGCTCAACCAGGAGATACTGTAAAATTAGGATTTGACTTAAACAAAATGCACTTATTCGATAAAGAAACAGAACAAATTATTACTAATTAATAAATTATAAAAAAAAAATTAGAGGAAATGCATAAAAATTTGCATTTCCTCTTTTTTTTTTGTCGTTTATGCTATAATATATAGATAGAAGAGTATAAACGAGATTTTTATGTCTAATAAAAATGACTTAAGACGAGTTTATGAGATAGTATAAATATAAAGGAGCGTGCCAAATGATATCGAACCAAATACTTCAAAACACCATAGAAGGCTTGAAATCTATAACAAAAGTTGAAATTAACGTGATGGATACAGATGGTAAAATTATTGCCACAACAGAAGACAATGCAGAAGAATTTAATAAATCAGTTACCGCTTTTGTTGGATCGCCAGCAGAAAGTCAATTGGTGCAAGGGTATCATTTTTTTAAGATATACGATGATATTCAAGTTGAATTTGTTATATCTGTCAAAGGTGATGCAGAAGATGTTTATAAAATTGGTCAAATTGCAGCTTTTCAAATTCAAAATTTATTAGTGGCGTATAAGGAAAGGTTCGATAAAGACAATTTTATTAAGAATTTATTATTAGATAATCTTTTATTAGTCGATATTTATAATCGCTCTAAAAAATTGCATATAGAAACTGAAATAAAAAGAGTGGTTTATATCATTGAAACCAAATTAGAAAAAGACAACAACGTTTTAGAAACTGTAAGAAATATATTTCCAACAAAAGGGAAAGATTTTATTACAGCAGTAGATGAAAAAAATATTATTATTGTAAAAGAGTTAGGTGAATCGGACACCTATGTAGATATTGAAAAAACTGCTAAAGTCGTATTAGATACTTTAAATAGCGAAGCGATGTCACAAGTGTATATTTCTTTTGGGACAGTGGTCAATGATATAAAAGATGTGTCAAGATCTTTTAAAGAAGCAAAAATGGCATTAGAAGTAGGTAAAATTTTCTATAGCGATAAATATGTAATAGGGTATAATAATTTAGGAATAGGTCGTTTAATTTATCAATTACCGATTCAATTATGTAAAATGTTTATTAAAGAAATTTTTGATGGAAAAACACCAGATCAATTTGACGAAGAGACTTTAACAACCATCAATAAATTTTTTGAAAACAGTTTAAATGTTTCTGAGACTTCAAGACAATTGTATATTCATAGAAATACTCTAGTCTATCGATTAGATAAGATACAGAAAACAACTGGTTTGGATTTAAGAGTGTTTGAAGATGCCATTACATTTAAGATTGCATTAATGGTCGTAAAATATATGAAACATGTTGATTATTATTCAAATTACTAAAGACAGTAGTGATTTTAGAGCAATGCTATAGGGGGGACATAAATTGATACACCTTGAAAATGTGTCTAAGGTATATGAAAACGGTACAAAAGCTTTAGACAATATTAATATAAAAATAGAAAAAGGCGAATTTGTTTTTGTTGTCGGAAGTAGTGGTTCTGGAAAGTCTACTTTTGTCAAATTGCTTTTGAAAGAAATTGAGCCTACAGAAGGAAAAATATTTTTGAAAAATAAAAATTTAGGCGTCGTCAAAAGAAAAGGAATACCGAAGTTAAGAAGAGAGATGGGTATCGTTTTTCAAGATTTTAGATTACTAAAAAATATGACAGTATATGAAAACATTGCTTTTGCCTTAAAGGTGACAGAAGCATCCAAAAGAAAAATTAGAAGACAAGTACCCATGGTCATGTCTATGGTTGGGTTAGCAGACAAAGCAAAAAACTACCCCAATCAATTATCAGGTGGAGAGCAACAAAGAGTAGCCTTGGCAAGAGCTTTAGTCAATAATCCAGTTATTTTATTAGCAGATGAGCCAACGGGGAATTTAGACCCTAAGACATCTTGGGAGATTATGAAGTTATTAGACGAAATCAATAAAAGAGGAACCACCGTATTATTAGTAACTCACGATAAAGAAATCGTCAATGCAATGCAAAAGAGAGTTATTACATTAAGCAATGGTAAAGTCATTGGTGATATCCAAAAAGGAGGATACGACAATGAAAATTAATGCCATTGGATACAGTTTAAAACAAGGGTTAAAAAATATGGTAAAAAATCGTCTATTAACAATTGCCTCAATTGGTACCATGGTAGCCTGTTTATTTATTTTAGGATTGTTTTATATTATACTCAATAATTTTCAATTTATGGTTAGTCAATTAGAAGACACAGTAAGTGTTGTTGTGTTTTTTAGAGAAGATATTGAACAAGATGAAATTGACGCTATAGAAAGAGCAATTAGAAAAAGACCTGAACTACAATCCATACGATTTATTTCACCAGAAGAAGCTTGGGAAAATTTTAGACAAGGTTTTGAAGAGTTTCCGGAAGTATTAAGTGGGTTTGATGAAGATAATCCATTAGAACAATCGGCTTCATTTGAAATATATCTAGACGATATTTCTAGGCAAGGTGATTTTGTACAGTATGTTGAAGGGCTGTCTGGGGTTAGGCATGTAAGACGCTCAGAAGAGGCAGCAGATATTATTCAAGGATTTAATGTTTTTGTCGCTTATATATCCATTACAATAATTGCAATATTATTGGTTGTATCTATGTTTTTAATCAGTAATACAGTTAGAATTGGAATTAGTATGCGCAAAGAAGAAATTAAAATTATGAAGTTAATTGGTGCAACAGATGGTTTTATAAGAAGACCCTTTGTATTTGAGGGAATGATTATTGGTTTAATTGGTGGCGTCATACCATTAACCATACTAGGTTTTGCTTATAATAATGTTATAGTATATATTCAAGAAGAATTTAATATTTTAGTGGATTTTCTAGTGTTTCTAGAACCCAATGAGATATTTAGTGTATTAATTCCGCTGATACTAGGTATTGGTATAGGAATCGGTATTATAGGTAGTAAATTAACCTTAATCAAACATTTAGATGTGTAAGATTTACAAAAGAGGAGGTATTTAAATGATAGGGTATAAAAAGTATTTTAAGACTATTATAGCTGTTGGATTGATGATTATTGTATCCACAGGTATTTTTGCAACCACTTTAGAGGATGCACAGCAAGAAAGAGATTCTATAGAGCAACGTATCCAAGATACAGAACAATTATTAAAAGAATTAGAGCAGGCTAGGGCAGAGACTAGAAATTATATACATACGTTAGATGAAGAAATAGTAGGTTTAGAAACCCTTATTAGTGAGCTTACAGAACAGCTAGAGGAAAAAGAAGAAGAGATTGTACAAATTATTAAAGAATTAGATGAAGCAAGAGAAAGAGAAGAAAGACAATATCAATTGGCAAAAGAACGTATAAGGTTTATGTACGAATATGGAGATTCTGCATACATAGAAGTATTATTAAGTTCAAAAGATTTTTCGGATTTACTAACAAGGCTAGAATACGTAGAACAAATTATGAATTATGATAAGAAGATACTCAGTGATTTAGTAGCGAC
Protein-coding sequences here:
- the csaB gene encoding polysaccharide pyruvyl transferase CsaB: MKRVFVFGYYGFGNIGDEVTLKSIIDIIKDTSPYSKIDVLSYNSDLTSKNYKVNGVSRNKYFSIIKSIYQSDVVISGGGTLLQDITSNRSLMYYLLIIIIAKVLRKEVVFFSNGFGPVSNNKKLTRWVCNKVDDIILRDNDSKLAMESLGIHKAIAVTSDITFSLKGMDKKAEEKVAISLRPWKLERNFFDTMIHFVDYLLEKGYKVDLIAMEKESDRKVLNRIHTHFMKNNKVRIISSDQYMELFEAIGTSKFLIGMRLHANIFALINKRPIIALNYDPKVEALAKDFNQICIDIDKGFNMEQLQSSFEWLVKNQKDSIKNIENILKEKKRLLEYNKDVLKKKLK
- a CDS encoding WecB/TagA/CpsF family glycosyltransferase — protein: MSKKINILGVNFNHITMEQAIDIVIGFLNSKEKLHMIFTPNPEIVMIAQKEIKLQEILNHSDLVVPDGIGIVKAAKILKDPLTERVAGYDLVQNVFEKISKTNHTVYFLGGAKEVADQAAKNMQEKYPGLKIIGCHDGYFSKNEEMTIIQEINELKPDLLLVGLGAPRQEMWLYDNRKKLNAKACIGVGGSFDVMSGKVKRAPKWMIKSNLEWFYRLLVQPTRIKRMINLPIFMLKVLVNKKKALSSRK
- a CDS encoding YitT family protein, which translates into the protein MTNFEIKSDRPFLYNLFLIFIGTNLLAFSINVFFEPMNLVIGGVTGLAIVIKEVSEVFIGFEIPIWLTNIAVNIPLFLVSTMIKGKDFGTKTVFATLLLTFTLYYTENLPMITTDLMLSTVYGGIIAGAGLGFVFLAFATTGGTDLAASIIQHYVKHFSVAKIMFFIDAFIVLIGAFIFGPEKALYAIIAIVIIAKVIDGILEGLHFSKAALIISDKHDILSMALMQNIERGVTSINGTGMFSSKEKTMLLCVVSKKQIVKLKELVRSIDEKAFVIVTDVKEVLGEGFIEYKQ
- a CDS encoding ABC transporter ATP-binding protein, which gives rise to MAGLSLKNIKKTYPNGITAVNDFNLEVEDKEFVIFVGPSGCGKSTTLRMIAGLEDITEGELWVGDRYVNDVEPKDRDIAMVFQNYALYPHMTVYDNMAFALKLRKTPKAEIEKRVVEASKILGIDHLLDRKPQALSGGQKQRVAMGRAIVREPKVFLMDEPLSNLDAKLRVQMRLEISKLHQRLGATIIYVTHDQVEAMTLGTRIVVMRDGLMQQVDSPYNLYNKPNNLFVAGFIGSPQMNFIDVQVSKSGDKVTLTFGQNSIPVPEGKAKALVEGGYVDKEIIAGIRPEDVHDTQVFLESSPESIVEAEVSVFEMLGAEVYLYLKSADVDFTARVNPRTTAQPGDTVKLGFDLNKMHLFDKETEQIITN
- a CDS encoding PucR family transcriptional regulator, translating into MISNQILQNTIEGLKSITKVEINVMDTDGKIIATTEDNAEEFNKSVTAFVGSPAESQLVQGYHFFKIYDDIQVEFVISVKGDAEDVYKIGQIAAFQIQNLLVAYKERFDKDNFIKNLLLDNLLLVDIYNRSKKLHIETEIKRVVYIIETKLEKDNNVLETVRNIFPTKGKDFITAVDEKNIIIVKELGESDTYVDIEKTAKVVLDTLNSEAMSQVYISFGTVVNDIKDVSRSFKEAKMALEVGKIFYSDKYVIGYNNLGIGRLIYQLPIQLCKMFIKEIFDGKTPDQFDEETLTTINKFFENSLNVSETSRQLYIHRNTLVYRLDKIQKTTGLDLRVFEDAITFKIALMVVKYMKHVDYYSNY
- the ftsE gene encoding cell division ATP-binding protein FtsE, which translates into the protein MIHLENVSKVYENGTKALDNINIKIEKGEFVFVVGSSGSGKSTFVKLLLKEIEPTEGKIFLKNKNLGVVKRKGIPKLRREMGIVFQDFRLLKNMTVYENIAFALKVTEASKRKIRRQVPMVMSMVGLADKAKNYPNQLSGGEQQRVALARALVNNPVILLADEPTGNLDPKTSWEIMKLLDEINKRGTTVLLVTHDKEIVNAMQKRVITLSNGKVIGDIQKGGYDNEN
- the ftsX gene encoding permease-like cell division protein FtsX, with product MKINAIGYSLKQGLKNMVKNRLLTIASIGTMVACLFILGLFYIILNNFQFMVSQLEDTVSVVVFFREDIEQDEIDAIERAIRKRPELQSIRFISPEEAWENFRQGFEEFPEVLSGFDEDNPLEQSASFEIYLDDISRQGDFVQYVEGLSGVRHVRRSEEAADIIQGFNVFVAYISITIIAILLVVSMFLISNTVRIGISMRKEEIKIMKLIGATDGFIRRPFVFEGMIIGLIGGVIPLTILGFAYNNVIVYIQEEFNILVDFLVFLEPNEIFSVLIPLILGIGIGIGIIGSKLTLIKHLDV